A genomic window from Silene latifolia isolate original U9 population chromosome 11, ASM4854445v1, whole genome shotgun sequence includes:
- the LOC141614632 gene encoding putative F-box protein At5g55150, which translates to MVSCSPSTASVTMTVSIGLEGSSSSLFWVTSVLEVDAAVVGSVASREESVAVVLRVPPDLPETFEARCWGSSYGWVAMIDLNFDVQLFNPITKAQTPFPSLKPFYDGDEFDQNGESHQHWFLHGFAERLIVLKVPQNNNYEFVVLVVYEYYRSLAFARQGDQSWTPVFVNSKFGMCDVVGMDDKVFALYRDGSIVSWNVEEFNALELIKPADYSPFGHGFLVEFNKWGLNNTYFVRSGSDLLAVLRYRNSYRKEFDTEDDTDYDDEDEDDADHDDDTDHDDQDDTNYDDEDEGDKDDTDYNDEDEDDVDHENKGDSDYFCRTKDFKVYRFKSEDKSWEKIEDLGGVALVVGGNSSMCVSVAHANGLQRNCIYFTDDLDLCWLSLTKPGGHDTGVFDLKNGNIRRFYEGDDMHSSFSPPILFIPQF; encoded by the exons atggtttcttgttccccctcaacagCATCAGTCACAATGACTGTTtctattggcctggaaggttcttcatcctcactgttttgggTTACTTCAGTTTTGGAGGTGGATGCagcagtcgttgggtctgttgcttccagagaagaaTCAGTAGCAGtggtgctacgtgttccccctga TCTCCCTGAGACTTTTGAAGCAAGGTGTTGGGGTTCGTCTTATGGCTGGGTTGCTATGATTGACCTCAACTTTGATGTTCAATTGTTTAATCCAATTACTAAGGCACAAACTCCTTTCCCTTCTTTAAAACCCTTTTATGATGGTGATGAGTTTGATCAGAATGGTGAAAGTCATCAGCATTGGTTTTTGCACGGTTTTGCGGAGAGGCTCATTGTGCTTAAAGTACCTCAAAATAATAATTACGAGTTTGTTGTTCTGGTAGTTTATGAGTATTACCGTAGTCTAGCTTTCGCTAGGCAAGGTGATCAATCATGGACACCTGTCTTCGTCAATTCAAAATTTGGGATGTGTGATGTTGTGGGAATGGATGATAAAGTATTTGCTTTATATAGAGACGGATCAATTGTGTCTTGGAATGTCGAGGAATTCAACGCTCTTGAGCTTATAAAACCAGCAGACTATTCACCATTTGGCCATGGATTTCTCGTGGAATTTAACAAATGGGGTTTAAACAACACATATTTTGTACGATCAGGTAGTGATCTCCTTGCGGTGCTAAGATATAGGAATTCATATAGGAAAGAATTCGATACTGAGGATGATACTGATtacgatgatgaggatgaggatgatgctgaTCACGACGATGATACTGACCACGATGATCAAGATGATACTAAttacgatgatgaagatgagggtGATAAGGATGATACTGATtacaatgatgaggatgaggatgatgttgATCACGAAAATAAAGGTGATTCTGATTATTTTTGCAGGACAAAAGATTTCAAGGTGTATAGATTTAAATCTGAAGACAAAAGTTGGGAGAAAATTGAAGATTTAGGAGGAGTGGCATTGGTCGTAGGTGGTAACTCTTCTATGTGCGTTTCTGTAGCACATGCCAACGGATTGCAACGTAATTGCATATATTTCACTGATGATTTAGATTTGTGTTGGCTATCACTAACAAAGCCTGGTGGACATGATACGGGTGTCTTTGACTTAAAGAATGGTAATATAAGACGATTTTACGAAGGCGATGATATGCACTCATCCTTTTCCCCACCAATCCTGTTTATTCCCCAATTTTAA